Part of the Chitinivorax sp. B genome is shown below.
CACATTCTAGGTGGAAGAGGGTGTGTGCAGGTTGTGGGCAAGCGCGCCAGCCTATTGAGTTGGCAGCCTATTTTAAGGTTGCTCGAATTTTGGGCGGCTGGTGGTTGTGAATGAGTATGATCAATACGATGACGGGTCTTGATAATCCACCATTGGCATGAAGACTTATGTGAGTGGGATGTGAATTGTTGAGCTAATGTACTGTTCCACTAGATTTTTTGGCGGTAGCCTGGAAATCGGGCAATACCTTAGGTTAAGCGGAATTGATCGTCTCGGTTGACGGTAGTGTCATAAGACTTACTGAATGCGGTTCACTGGGTACCCGACACCGTCCACATGTGGCGTGGAGTCCTATGTGGGTACGATGTGGGTAAGTAAGTTAAATATTTGATACATCAGCTCAATTCGATGGTGGTTAAATTTTGTGCAGTGTCCAATGCTTGGCTGGGTGTGGTCTACTGCTTGTTTAGAGCGTCACGATTCATACACAATTCACATTGGTAGCCCTGTGAGGGGCGTGTGGATAAGCAATCTATCCTTCTCAAATCTCAGCCTTTTTTCTGGCCTGATTAAAAAATGAGCGTTTTCCGTCCAAAACAGGCTACGTCAGGTGAACGAGCAATGATTCCCATCGGGCTTCATAGCGGGGCACATGCTGCATTGACCTCCAGTTGTATCGTAGATAAGTTGGCGCGGACTAATGCGTTGTATGCGGCGTGGCGAGCAGGTAAGTTGACGTGGGATGAAATGACACCCGTGCTGCCCATATGCCGGCCGGGCCGGCCCGAACGTCCGCTATTGGTACCGCCGAATCAGGTTGCACGACGTCAACTGAGCACGCTGGATGGTCGGGTTGCATTGGTGCATTCGATTGCACACATTGAGTTCAATGCTGTGAATTTGGCATTGGATGCGGTCTATCGATTTCATGGTATGCCTGAAGCGTATTATGGGGATTGGTTGAAAGTGGCGGCGGAAGAGGCCTGTCACTTTACTTTGCTGGCAGGCCGCCTGGCGGAGTTGGGCGCCAGTTATGGCGATGTCAGCGCGCATAATGGTCTGTGGGAAATGGCCGTAAAGACCGGCCATGACGTGTTGGTCAGAATGGCGCTGGTTCCTCGTATTCTGGAAGCGCGAGGCCTGGACGTGACACCTGGTATTCAAAAGCGGTTGCGGCAGTGCGGTGATACAGTGACGGCTGATTTGTTGGATATCATTTTATGTGACGAGATTGGTCATGTTGCCATTGGCAATCATTGGTATCGCCAACTTTGCGAACAGCGTGGGCTGGAGCCAGTTGACACATTCCGGCACCTTTATCGGGAATATGGTGCGCCCATGATTTCGCAAGATCTGAATCGGGATGCCCGGCGTCGGGCCGGATTTGATGAGATCGAATTGCAGCTGCTGACCTCGCTCAGCATCGGAAACCCGGCCATGTAATCCGGTTCGTCACCCTGCTTGGCCCCGATCATCGGCCAAAAACGGACTCGTGGATTGGCTGGATGGGTGGGGATGCATATTGAGTTGGAAAAACATGAAAGTCAATTTTGTCACGTGTTGGCAGTGTATTCCGGTCATTGGCGGATTGAGCGCGATGTTGATGATCAGCCAAGCAATTGCCACAAATTCTACGTTGGTGTTCGAATCCTGCCGGATTGATGATTTACCCAGTGCCGTACAGTGTGCAATGGTCGAAGCACCGTTGGCGCCAAGTGATAACCGCAGCATTCGGGTGCAGGTAGTGCGATTGCCGGCGCTGACCCGTAATCCGATGCCAGATCCAGTCGTTTTGCTGGCAGGCGGGCCCGGTCAGGCGGCCAGTCAGCTGGGCCGCCTGACGCTGGCGCTGAACGCGCTGCGACGAGAGCGGGATGTGTTGCTGATTGATCAGCGAGGTACCGGGCGCAGTCAGTCGCTGGATTGCAAGTTGCCATCTGAAGACGATCCACTGCCGGATCTGCTGGCGGGACGACTGTTGCCAGAAGGCGCAAAGCATTGTTTTGACACTTTGCGCGACGTGGCTGGCTATTATGCTACCCATGACTATATCCGTGATCTGGAGCTGGTTCGTCAACGGTTGGGGATCAGGCAATTCAATTTGTGGGGTGGGTCATACGGCACCCGGGTGGTACAGGAATACCTGCGATTACATCCTGAGCGGGTGCGTACGGCGGTAATGGATGGCGTGGTGCCACCCGATGTAAGGTTGACGATCGACATTGCAGGTAACAACGAAGCACGCATGGCGTCGATTGTGGCGGACTGCCAGCGTTCGCCCACTTGCCGAGCAGCCTATCCTCGGCTTCAGCAAACCATGGCAAATTTGCCACAACGTCTGAATCAATCCCCTTTGCCGGTAGACCAACCGCACCCATGGCGTGCCACGCGTTTGATGGGCCGGTTTGGCCATGCTGGTCTGGCGGCCAGTCTGGGTGCAATGCTCTATCAGCCTGAAACCCAGGCTTGGGTACCACGCTTGCTGCATCTGGCGGGGCAAGGTGAGGTGGCTCCGTTGTTGGCCGCTTATAGTCAACTGAGTCAGCAAATGGGCGAACAGGTCAACAGCTTGCTGTATTTTGCCGTCGCCTGTGTTGAGGATGGTGTGGTGGATGGGGTGCCACCCAATCGGCTGCACCTGTTCAGTCCGATGCAGAGCATGGCTCGTGAGGTTTGTCAGGCATGGCGTTTGCCTGCAAAGCCACTGTCGGGGATGGTGAAGTCCAATGTTCCGACTTTGTTGCTGTCAGGGGGACTCGATCCGGTTACGCCGCCGGCTTATGCGAACAGGGTGGCGCAGGGTTTGGTCAACCGTTATCAATTGCTGGCACCGCAACTGGGCCATGTCATCAGTCCAAACCGTTGTATTCCACGTGTCATTCACGAATTCATCCGCGATGCTAAGGCTGGCCAGGTAGCCAAAGAGTGCGAGTTGCAGCTGAAGACAATGCCGCCACTTCCATTTTTCGTCAGCGACAAGGAGGCACGACCATGATCGCCGTGGAATGCATCGCCAAGCGTTTCGTGCTCAAGGAGGGCAGGTTGATTCGCAAACGGCGCGAGGTAGTGGCATTGCGAGAAGTCAGCTTTGCCGCCCGCTCCGGGCAGATCACCGGCTTGCTGGGCCCTAACGGCGCTGGCAAGACCACGTTGTTGCGCATTATTGCCGGTGTGTTGCGGGCGGATGCTGGCCGTATTCAAGTGGATGGGGTGGATGTTGCACAAGATCTCCTTGGCCTGCGTACACGAATGGGTGTGCTGGGTGATGCAAAGGGGTTGTATCCGCGGCTGACCGCAAGTGAAAATATTCGTTACTTTGGTCAGTTGCACGGCATCCCGACAAATCGCCTGCAGCAGCGAACCAATCAGTTGATCGAACAGCTCTCCATGCAAACTATTGCAGATCGACCTACTGCCGGATTCTCGCAGGGTGAGCGGATGAAAACGGCAATAGCTCGTATTCTGGTACATGATCCGGATATCGTGTTGCTGGATGAACCCACCAATGGCCTGGATATTCTTGCGACACGTGCCATGCGCACGTTGATTCGTACCCTGAAGGCCGACGGAAAGACGGTGCTGTTTTCCAGTCACGTGATGCAGGAGGTAGGCGAATTGTGCGATGAGGTGGTGATCATCAACAAGGGTGGTGTGGCGGCGCAGGGTACACCGGAAACCATTCGCAAGCAGACCGGTAGCGCCACGTTGGAAGATGCCTTTGTCAGAGTGTTGGGGACGGAAGAGGGCTTGTTCGCATGATGCGTCTGGTTTCTGCTGTTTTCCGCAAGGAGTTGTTGGACATTGT
Proteins encoded:
- a CDS encoding ferritin-like domain-containing protein, translated to MSVFRPKQATSGERAMIPIGLHSGAHAALTSSCIVDKLARTNALYAAWRAGKLTWDEMTPVLPICRPGRPERPLLVPPNQVARRQLSTLDGRVALVHSIAHIEFNAVNLALDAVYRFHGMPEAYYGDWLKVAAEEACHFTLLAGRLAELGASYGDVSAHNGLWEMAVKTGHDVLVRMALVPRILEARGLDVTPGIQKRLRQCGDTVTADLLDIILCDEIGHVAIGNHWYRQLCEQRGLEPVDTFRHLYREYGAPMISQDLNRDARRRAGFDEIELQLLTSLSIGNPAM
- a CDS encoding alpha/beta fold hydrolase, whose protein sequence is MKVNFVTCWQCIPVIGGLSAMLMISQAIATNSTLVFESCRIDDLPSAVQCAMVEAPLAPSDNRSIRVQVVRLPALTRNPMPDPVVLLAGGPGQAASQLGRLTLALNALRRERDVLLIDQRGTGRSQSLDCKLPSEDDPLPDLLAGRLLPEGAKHCFDTLRDVAGYYATHDYIRDLELVRQRLGIRQFNLWGGSYGTRVVQEYLRLHPERVRTAVMDGVVPPDVRLTIDIAGNNEARMASIVADCQRSPTCRAAYPRLQQTMANLPQRLNQSPLPVDQPHPWRATRLMGRFGHAGLAASLGAMLYQPETQAWVPRLLHLAGQGEVAPLLAAYSQLSQQMGEQVNSLLYFAVACVEDGVVDGVPPNRLHLFSPMQSMAREVCQAWRLPAKPLSGMVKSNVPTLLLSGGLDPVTPPAYANRVAQGLVNRYQLLAPQLGHVISPNRCIPRVIHEFIRDAKAGQVAKECELQLKTMPPLPFFVSDKEARP
- a CDS encoding ATP-binding cassette domain-containing protein, which translates into the protein MIAVECIAKRFVLKEGRLIRKRREVVALREVSFAARSGQITGLLGPNGAGKTTLLRIIAGVLRADAGRIQVDGVDVAQDLLGLRTRMGVLGDAKGLYPRLTASENIRYFGQLHGIPTNRLQQRTNQLIEQLSMQTIADRPTAGFSQGERMKTAIARILVHDPDIVLLDEPTNGLDILATRAMRTLIRTLKADGKTVLFSSHVMQEVGELCDEVVIINKGGVAAQGTPETIRKQTGSATLEDAFVRVLGTEEGLFA